AAAATGAGCCCAAGGTACAGAGGGTTAAGGTTTTTCATACTTGGAACCTGCAGCTTGCAACTTCCTTCTTCAATTGAACCCTGATCCCCGATCCTGAAGGTATTTTCGAATTAAGCACTCATGCCCGTCTGTAGTGGGGCACCACGAATCATGAAAATATCGAATATCGAATAATGAATGTCGAATTAAGGTTGGTTTTAAACCCGTAACTCGTAACCCGAAACACGCAACGTTATTTTCCACTAAACTTCTTTCAGAATAAATTCCCGAAAGGCCTCCGCCAGGGGTGAAAGGGTCCTTTGCTTTAGATGGATGAGATAAAAATTCCGGATGAGGGGGAATTTTTTTATCTTCAGTTCCTGAAGCCGGCCTTGTTCCAGATCTTCCAAAACCGCCCGCCGGGAGATAATGGAAATCCCCACCCCGGCCTTGACAGCCTGCCGGATGGCTTCATTACTCCCCATCTCCGCCACCACCTGGAGATCTTTTATGTCCAGGCCTATTTTTTTTAAGGCCTGTTCCAATGCCTTTCGGGTCCCGGAGCCTTTTTCCCGGAGGATAAAAGGGAGGGCCAAAAGCGCCTGGCTATCCAGGGCCTTTTGCCTGTCCTTGACCTGCTGCGGGGAAGCAATGCAAACGAGTTCGTCGGTGGTCAGCATCTGACAGGAGATCTGGCGGTGGTCCACCTGGGCTCCGACCAACCCCAATTCGATGGCCCCTTCCAGAAGTTTATTCTGAATGTTCTGGGTGTCTCCGATCAACAACCTGATCCGTATTTTTGGAAAACGGTCTTTAAAGCGCCCCAAAAGGCCTGGCAAGAGATACTGACCGGGGATGTTGCTGCCGCCGATCAACAGATCACCGGTTCCCAGGTCTCGAAACTGTTTCATGGCCCTCAAGGAATCCTGACGAAGGGCCATTAACTGATTGGCATACTGATAAAGGAGCCGGCCGGCCGGGGTCGGCAGCACTTCTTTGCCCTGACGATCAAAAAGGGTCAATCCCAGGTCTTCTTCTAAAAGCCGGATGTGTTCGCTGACCGTAGGTTGGGACAGATAAAGGACCTGACCGGCCCTGGAAAAACTTTTCAACAGGTAAACCTTTACAAAAACTTCCAGCCGTCTGAAATCCATTGTATTGTCAAAGCCTTTAAAATTTTTTCTTCCGAAGTATATTAACAATCAACCATAATCCTAAAATCCCGGAGACCAGATACCCCACTACCCCAAGGGCCGGAAAACCAAAGAGCAGAGGTTTGACGCCGGTAGTGATAATCATGGAAGAACCGACGATCAGGGCGGCGATAATGATCCCGAAGGTGACCCGGTTGCTGATCCGCTCCAGGGTATTGTTCAAAGTCGAAAGGCCGGTATGTTTAAAGGTTAAGGTCAAATCCCCCTTATCCACTTTCCGAAAGAAGGCCTGAAGCCTGGCCGGCAGATCCTGAACCAGATCGAAGAGGTTCAACCCCTGGGAGCGGAAGTCCTGGGA
This genomic interval from Deltaproteobacteria bacterium contains the following:
- a CDS encoding LysR family transcriptional regulator, which encodes MDFRRLEVFVKVYLLKSFSRAGQVLYLSQPTVSEHIRLLEEDLGLTLFDRQGKEVLPTPAGRLLYQYANQLMALRQDSLRAMKQFRDLGTGDLLIGGSNIPGQYLLPGLLGRFKDRFPKIRIRLLIGDTQNIQNKLLEGAIELGLVGAQVDHRQISCQMLTTDELVCIASPQQVKDRQKALDSQALLALPFILREKGSGTRKALEQALKKIGLDIKDLQVVAEMGSNEAIRQAVKAGVGISIISRRAVLEDLEQGRLQELKIKKFPLIRNFYLIHLKQRTLSPLAEAFREFILKEV